The Corynebacterium halotolerans YIM 70093 = DSM 44683 region GTCTGGATGGGCTCGATCGACTCCGGGGAGAGCAGGTGCAGCTCGGGGTCGATGTCCGCCAGGTGCTTGAGTGCGTTGAGCAGCATGGCGGCGGAGCAGCCGAGCAGGGGAGAGGTCTTGCCCGTGATGATGGTGCCGTCGGCGAGTTCGATGGCGGAGCCCGGCAGTTCGGTGCGCTCGGCCACGGCCAGGGCGGGGGCGACGACGCGCCGGTCCTCGATGGCGCAGCCGGCCTTGCTCATGACCATGGCGACACGGGAGGAGACGATGTCGTCGAGCTCCTCGCGCCGCTCGTCCACCAGGGCCTTGTAGTAGCGGCGGATGATCTCCTGGCGGGCGGCCTCCCGGCACGCCTCGTCGTCGGAGATGCAGTGACCGGCCATGTTCACGCCCATGTCGGTGGGCGACTGGTACGGCGAGGAGCCGGCGAGCCGCTCCAGCATGGTCTTCAGCAGCGGGAAGACCTCGACGTCGCGGTTGTAGCTGGTGACCTGCCTGTCGTAGGCGGACAGGTGGAAGGGGTCGATGACGTTGATGTCGTCGAGGTCGGCGGTGGCGGCCTCGTAGGCGAGGTTGACCGGGTGCTCGAGCGAGAGATTCCAGATGGGGAAGGTCTCGAACTTGGCGTAGCCGGCGGCCTGGCCGCGCTGGTACTCGTGGTAGACCTGCGACAGGCAGGTGGCCAGCTTGCCGGAGCCGGGGCCCGGGGCGGTGACCACCACGAGGTCGCGGGAGACGTCCACGTAATCGTTGGCGCCGAAGCCCTCCTCGGAGACGATGCGGCGGGTGTCGGTGGGGTAGCCGGGGATCACGCGGTGGCGGGAGACCTTCAGCCCCAGGCGGGTCAGCCGCTCCGCGAAGGCCTGGGCCATCGGGTTGTCGTCGGTCAGCTGCGTCATGACGACGTGCTCGACCAGGAAGCCGCGCTCCCGGAACACGTCGATCAGCCGCAGGGCGTCCTCCTCGTAGGGGATACCCAGGTCGGCGCGGACCTTCTGGCGTTCCAGGTCCTTGGCGTTGAGGCACACGACGATCTCGAGATCGTCCCTGATGCGCTCGAGCATCCTGATCTTGTTGTCCGGGGTGAACCCGGGCAGGACGCGGGAGGCGTGGAGATCGTCGAAGAGCTTGCCGCCCATCTCCAGGTAGAGCCTGCCGCCGATCTCCCGGCGCCGGGCGTTGATGTGCTCCGACTGCAACTCGATATAGCGGTCTGGATCGAATCCTTGCGTGTGTGGCATGCGCTTGTCAGCCTCTCCGACGTCTCCCGGGTATGACTGGAACGACTCTACCCTCTGGGAGTGGGCGCGCTGAGTGCGCAGGTGAGCGGCGGGTGGAGTGCGGTGTGAGCGCTTGTCGACGCTCGTGTGGGTAGCGGTTATCCGTGCGCGGTTCCCGGA contains the following coding sequences:
- a CDS encoding DUF1846 domain-containing protein yields the protein MPHTQGFDPDRYIELQSEHINARRREIGGRLYLEMGGKLFDDLHASRVLPGFTPDNKIRMLERIRDDLEIVVCLNAKDLERQKVRADLGIPYEEDALRLIDVFRERGFLVEHVVMTQLTDDNPMAQAFAERLTRLGLKVSRHRVIPGYPTDTRRIVSEEGFGANDYVDVSRDLVVVTAPGPGSGKLATCLSQVYHEYQRGQAAGYAKFETFPIWNLSLEHPVNLAYEAATADLDDINVIDPFHLSAYDRQVTSYNRDVEVFPLLKTMLERLAGSSPYQSPTDMGVNMAGHCISDDEACREAARQEIIRRYYKALVDERREELDDIVSSRVAMVMSKAGCAIEDRRVVAPALAVAERTELPGSAIELADGTIITGKTSPLLGCSAAMLLNALKHLADIDPELHLLSPESIEPIQTLKTTHLGSRNPRLHTDEVLIALSVSAAGNNEARRALAELKNLQGCDVHTTTILGSVDEDIFRNLGVLVTSEPEYWRKSLYRKR